Proteins encoded in a region of the Halothiobacillus diazotrophicus genome:
- a CDS encoding PfkB family carbohydrate kinase, with protein sequence MARILGVGIATLDIINEVDNYPPEDSEVRALAQHRRTGGNVVNMLTVLSQFDHQAHFAGVLTEDADGRLIQEKLERQGIDLSHAERLGYGHAPTSYITLNRATGSRSIVHYRDLPEYTVSPFFKIDLAPFDWLHFEGRNCMDTAAMLAWAKKLHPGKPISLEIEKERPFLEQLFPFPDVVFFSRAFAQGRGFSDPEAFLAEVASWVPQAVVVLGWGAEGAYLRDPAADGVCQHIPSRPVASVVDSVGAGDTLIAGVIHARLSAHNWPEAVTFGARLAERKIAQSGFEDLARTEAETEAPLCRLDDLGPADALGVRPIQGIPSIVIVRTDNRIQAFANVCPHNGSPLSRNARRGYLVERNAGRVLRCDVHNAHFDPQSGLCTKGPCAGHPLQPVAIRIAQDRIYLDGDVTAPQIMNGPVSSS encoded by the coding sequence ATGGCCAGAATCTTAGGCGTCGGAATCGCCACCCTGGATATCATCAACGAAGTCGACAACTACCCGCCGGAAGACAGCGAGGTACGGGCGCTGGCGCAACACCGACGCACCGGCGGCAACGTCGTCAATATGCTCACCGTACTGAGCCAGTTCGACCATCAGGCCCATTTTGCCGGCGTACTCACCGAAGACGCCGACGGTCGATTGATTCAGGAAAAGCTCGAACGACAGGGCATCGATCTCAGTCACGCCGAACGCCTGGGCTACGGTCATGCACCCACGTCCTACATCACGCTCAATCGGGCCACGGGCTCCCGCAGCATCGTCCACTACCGCGACCTGCCGGAGTACACCGTCAGCCCCTTCTTCAAAATCGACCTGGCGCCCTTCGACTGGCTGCACTTCGAAGGGCGAAACTGCATGGACACGGCCGCCATGCTTGCCTGGGCCAAAAAGCTGCATCCGGGAAAGCCGATCTCGCTGGAAATCGAAAAGGAACGCCCCTTTCTCGAGCAGCTGTTTCCCTTTCCCGATGTCGTCTTCTTTTCCCGGGCCTTCGCCCAAGGGCGGGGATTTTCCGATCCGGAAGCCTTCTTGGCCGAGGTGGCGAGCTGGGTACCGCAGGCGGTAGTGGTCCTCGGCTGGGGTGCCGAAGGGGCCTATCTGCGCGACCCGGCAGCGGATGGGGTATGCCAGCACATTCCCAGTCGGCCGGTGGCGTCGGTGGTGGATAGCGTCGGCGCCGGCGACACGCTGATCGCCGGCGTGATCCATGCCCGGCTGTCGGCGCACAACTGGCCCGAAGCGGTCACCTTCGGTGCACGACTGGCGGAACGGAAAATCGCGCAATCCGGCTTCGAGGATCTGGCACGCACCGAGGCGGAAACCGAAGCACCGCTTTGCCGACTTGACGACCTCGGGCCTGCTGACGCCTTGGGCGTTCGCCCCATCCAGGGCATTCCCAGTATCGTGATCGTACGGACCGACAACCGCATCCAGGCCTTTGCCAACGTCTGTCCGCACAATGGCTCCCCGCTGTCCCGCAACGCACGTCGCGGCTATCTTGTCGAAAGGAACGCCGGCCGTGTCTTGCGCTGCGACGTGCACAATGCCCATTTCGACCCGCAGAGCGGCCTGTGCACAAAAGGCCCCTGCGCAGGCCATCCCCTGCAACCGGTGGCCATTCGCATCGCCCAGGACCGGATCTATCTGGATGGTGACGTCACCGCGCCGCAGATCATGAATGGCCCGGTGTCATCCAGTTGA
- a CDS encoding metallophosphoesterase family protein — protein sequence MDLETQDAVCVGIISDTHGVIENAILAVMEQCDVIVHAGDILDPDILRRVTPRSGHVIAVRGNNDTPEQWPSGTAHLLNTLPEIAQLKLPGGLLVVEHGHRVTPAHVRHEKLRARHPEARAIVYGHTHQRCIDTSAPTWVLNPGAAGRVRAYGGAGCLLLHATPQEWRIETRTLPTAHADSA from the coding sequence GTGGATCTTGAAACGCAAGACGCAGTTTGTGTCGGAATCATTTCCGATACGCATGGCGTAATAGAAAACGCCATTCTCGCGGTCATGGAGCAGTGTGATGTCATCGTCCATGCCGGCGACATCCTCGACCCTGACATCCTGCGTCGCGTCACGCCCCGTTCCGGTCACGTCATCGCCGTCCGCGGCAACAACGACACGCCGGAACAATGGCCGAGCGGTACGGCTCACCTGCTGAACACCCTGCCCGAAATCGCCCAGCTCAAACTGCCGGGCGGACTACTGGTCGTCGAACATGGCCACCGGGTCACACCTGCCCACGTCCGTCACGAAAAACTCCGCGCCCGACATCCGGAGGCGCGCGCCATCGTCTATGGCCATACGCACCAACGCTGCATTGACACCAGCGCGCCGACCTGGGTCCTGAACCCCGGCGCTGCGGGGCGTGTCCGCGCCTACGGCGGCGCGGGCTGCCTGCTGCTGCATGCGACCCCGCAGGAATGGCGCATCGAAACTCGGACGCTTCCGACCGCCCACGCCGATTCGGCATAA
- a CDS encoding 23S rRNA (adenine(2030)-N(6))-methyltransferase RlmJ has protein sequence MNYQHHFHAGNHADVLKHLALLQLIALMEQKDAGFLVLDTHAGAGLYDLEASEARRGDEAEGGIGRLRAASENADAAVPALIRRYLGLVDGFGRRHYPGSPALAVSTLRAQDRFVGVEMVPKVARELERNLSGLAVPEDGLAPRRRTTRCDNGLAALKSDLPPIERRGIILIDPPYEQASEREDIVLAIEAGLQRFATGVFALWYPIKQRAYLDRWLRRIARLTPKPVLTIENSIIRDEPGNRLTGSGLLVINPPWQFDIAMAPVLEFINRALREDDAAPASIDWLNPPA, from the coding sequence ATGAATTACCAACATCATTTTCATGCCGGCAACCATGCCGACGTGCTCAAGCATCTGGCCCTCCTGCAGCTGATCGCGTTGATGGAGCAGAAGGACGCGGGATTTCTGGTGCTGGACACCCACGCCGGCGCGGGCCTGTACGACCTGGAAGCGAGCGAGGCGCGGCGTGGTGACGAGGCCGAGGGAGGGATCGGGCGCCTGCGCGCGGCCAGCGAGAACGCCGACGCGGCCGTGCCGGCGCTGATTCGTCGTTATCTGGGTCTCGTGGATGGCTTCGGTCGCCGGCATTACCCCGGGTCGCCCGCGCTGGCGGTGTCGACCTTGCGCGCCCAGGATCGGTTCGTCGGTGTCGAGATGGTGCCGAAGGTAGCGCGGGAGCTGGAACGGAATCTCTCCGGTCTGGCCGTTCCCGAAGATGGTCTTGCGCCACGGCGGCGGACGACGCGCTGCGACAATGGACTGGCGGCGCTGAAATCCGATCTGCCGCCGATCGAGCGGCGCGGCATCATTCTGATCGACCCGCCGTACGAACAGGCCAGCGAGCGCGAGGATATCGTGCTGGCCATCGAGGCGGGGCTGCAGCGATTCGCGACCGGGGTGTTCGCCCTGTGGTATCCCATCAAGCAGCGGGCCTATCTGGATCGCTGGTTGCGCCGCATTGCGCGACTGACGCCCAAGCCGGTGCTGACAATCGAGAACTCGATCATCCGGGACGAGCCCGGCAACCGCCTGACGGGTTCGGGATTGCTCGTCATCAATCCGCCTTGGCAGTTCGACATCGCCATGGCGCCGGTGCTCGAATTCATCAATCGAGCCTTGCGGGAGGACGATGCGGCGCCGGCGTCGATAGACTGGCTCAATCCTCCGGCCTGA
- a CDS encoding LytR/AlgR family response regulator transcription factor encodes MKVLIVDDEPLARARLRRLLDAHPDIVVVGEAGHAAAAETLLQTLDPDLVFLDIEMPGETGLVWASRLRNRPLPPAIVFTTAHPEHALNAFTAGPVDYLLKPIEADRLAQAITRARQPTRAQQEREPGLSIQIGRTQRVVRASQVIAILSEDKYTRLIHTEGEALIDPSLKEIEALLGDYVLRIHRHALVNRARLTGIHRDATGRHFAEIRGLDTALEISRRALPLVRQALGTQTQE; translated from the coding sequence ATGAAAGTCCTGATCGTCGACGACGAACCCCTGGCGCGCGCGCGTCTGCGCCGTCTGTTGGACGCCCATCCGGACATCGTCGTGGTCGGGGAGGCGGGTCACGCGGCAGCAGCCGAGACGCTCCTTCAAACCCTCGATCCCGATCTCGTGTTTCTCGATATCGAAATGCCGGGGGAAACGGGCCTTGTCTGGGCCAGCCGGCTGCGAAATCGCCCGCTGCCCCCCGCGATCGTCTTCACGACCGCGCACCCCGAACACGCCCTGAACGCCTTCACGGCCGGGCCCGTCGACTATCTGCTCAAGCCCATCGAGGCGGACCGACTGGCCCAGGCGATCACCCGCGCCCGACAGCCGACCCGGGCGCAACAGGAACGGGAGCCCGGCCTCAGCATCCAGATCGGGCGTACGCAACGCGTCGTTCGCGCCAGTCAGGTCATCGCCATCCTGAGCGAAGACAAGTACACCCGGCTGATTCACACGGAGGGCGAGGCCTTGATCGACCCCAGTCTCAAGGAAATCGAAGCCCTGCTCGGGGACTACGTGTTGCGCATCCATCGGCATGCGCTGGTCAATCGCGCCCGTCTGACGGGCATCCACCGCGATGCGACCGGACGGCACTTCGCCGAGATCCGGGGCCTCGACACGGCGCTCGAGATCAGCCGGCGCGCCTTGCCGCTCGTGCGCCAGGCCCTGGGCACACAGACTCAGGAATAG
- a CDS encoding sensor histidine kinase, producing MLLDVVRRIALVYRSPVIAGPLYLPDARAGSGNDRPSSTGDPYQDKETVMAPPNPQQEPTPRSAALPAFCTPHILLITLLLGFCLALLLAIAPGASEDRWVRLGTTAWFTTWVALITVSLLCALRRPLSRLRLTPLLLGVMSTLLAVTAAVSLFAYQSLTELGWQATESQAEFLLHNLAIAAVVGAVGIWIFSLHLAKARQLSAQTKAELDALHARIRPHFLFNSLNTVAALIDTDPKAAETAVLNLASIFRAALNAADTALLAEELELARRYLVLEQWRLGSRLSFEEHLPAEDLPKIRLPVLTLQPLLENAVRHSAERSTAPCTVRLECQVSPRSVSIVIDNPRVAGETASNGNGISQANIQDRLALMFGDAASLRAGVVDDRYRVKLVIPRPDRPQDTPERHG from the coding sequence GTGCTTCTCGATGTGGTTCGCAGGATTGCGCTAGTATATCGCAGCCCGGTCATCGCTGGCCCGCTGTACCTGCCCGATGCGCGTGCCGGATCGGGCAACGACCGGCCGTCGTCCACCGGCGATCCGTACCAGGACAAGGAGACCGTCATGGCACCGCCCAACCCCCAGCAGGAACCCACACCCCGCTCCGCCGCGCTGCCCGCGTTCTGTACCCCGCACATCCTGTTGATCACGCTGCTGCTCGGCTTCTGTCTGGCACTGCTGCTCGCCATCGCACCGGGCGCCAGCGAGGACCGCTGGGTGCGCCTGGGCACCACCGCCTGGTTCACGACTTGGGTCGCACTGATCACCGTCAGCCTGCTGTGTGCGCTCCGTCGCCCCTTGAGCCGATTACGGCTGACCCCGCTGCTGCTGGGCGTGATGAGCACCCTGCTCGCGGTCACGGCGGCGGTCAGCCTGTTCGCCTACCAGTCGCTCACCGAATTGGGCTGGCAGGCCACCGAATCGCAAGCGGAGTTTCTGCTGCACAACCTGGCGATTGCCGCCGTGGTCGGCGCCGTCGGCATCTGGATCTTCTCGCTCCATCTGGCCAAGGCGCGCCAGCTCTCCGCCCAGACGAAGGCAGAACTGGATGCGCTGCATGCCCGCATCCGTCCGCATTTTCTGTTCAACAGTCTCAACACCGTGGCCGCCCTGATCGACACGGACCCGAAGGCGGCGGAAACCGCCGTGCTGAACCTCGCCTCGATTTTCCGCGCCGCCCTCAATGCCGCGGACACGGCGCTGCTTGCCGAGGAACTCGAGCTGGCACGCCGCTATCTGGTGCTGGAGCAATGGCGTCTGGGGTCAAGACTCTCCTTCGAGGAACACCTGCCTGCGGAAGACCTGCCCAAGATCCGGCTACCGGTACTGACCCTGCAACCGCTGCTGGAGAACGCGGTCCGGCACAGCGCCGAACGCAGCACCGCACCCTGTACCGTCCGTCTGGAGTGTCAGGTCAGCCCCCGGTCGGTCAGCATCGTGATCGACAATCCGCGGGTGGCGGGCGAGACGGCATCGAACGGCAACGGCATCTCCCAGGCCAATATCCAGGATCGCCTGGCCCTGATGTTCGGCGACGCGGCCAGCTTGCGGGCGGGGGTCGTGGACGACCGCTATCGGGTCAAGCTCGTGATTCCCCGACCGGACCGGCCGCAAGACACCCCGGAGAGACACGGATGA
- the argH gene encoding argininosuccinate lyase, with translation MIRPDEQTADQNPDLPLVKLWGGRFDEPTDAFVEAFTASIGFDQRLYREDIAGSIAHARMLAKVGVLKTEECDKIVQGLNAILLDIERGDFAWVVAYEDVHMNIEARLIDRIGDVGKKLHTGRSRNDQVATDVRLHLRGAIDRILAELTRLRSGLVDLAEREADTVMPGFTHLQVAQPVSFGHHLLAWYEMLTRDADRLVDVRRRVNVLPLGSAALAGTSYPLDRAYVAEQLGFDGVSRNSLDAVSDRDFVIEFLSAASLAMMHLSRMSEELILWTSAQFGFIDLPDRFCTGSSIMPQKKNPDVPELVRGKTGRVYGDLFALLTLMKGQPLAYNKDNQEDKEPLFDAIDTLLGSLRAFADMIPALQPNRDRMRAAARQGFSTATDLADYLVRQGVPFRDAHEIVGRAVRHAQNAGCDLADLPLDVLQGFSAKIGEEVFAVLTLEGSMAARDIEGGTAPAQVRRQAAAARAALAEQGA, from the coding sequence ATGATCCGACCCGACGAGCAAACCGCCGACCAGAACCCCGACCTGCCCCTGGTCAAATTGTGGGGCGGCCGATTCGACGAGCCGACCGATGCCTTCGTCGAAGCCTTCACCGCCTCCATCGGTTTCGACCAGCGCCTGTACCGGGAAGACATCGCCGGTTCGATCGCCCATGCGCGGATGCTGGCGAAGGTCGGCGTGCTCAAGACCGAGGAATGCGACAAGATCGTCCAGGGTCTGAACGCGATCCTGCTCGATATCGAACGCGGCGATTTCGCCTGGGTCGTGGCCTACGAAGACGTGCACATGAACATCGAGGCCCGGCTGATCGACCGGATCGGCGATGTCGGCAAGAAACTGCACACGGGGCGCTCGCGCAACGATCAGGTGGCCACAGACGTGCGCTTGCATCTGCGTGGGGCGATCGACCGCATCCTGGCGGAACTGACGCGCCTGCGTTCCGGGCTGGTGGATCTGGCCGAGCGCGAGGCCGATACCGTGATGCCCGGCTTCACCCATCTGCAGGTCGCCCAGCCCGTCAGCTTCGGCCACCATCTGCTGGCCTGGTACGAGATGCTGACGCGGGATGCCGATCGTCTGGTCGACGTGCGCCGCCGGGTGAACGTCCTGCCGCTGGGCTCGGCCGCGTTGGCGGGGACGTCCTATCCGCTGGATCGGGCCTATGTGGCCGAGCAGCTCGGTTTCGACGGCGTGAGCCGCAACTCCCTGGACGCGGTCTCCGATCGCGATTTCGTGATCGAATTCCTGTCGGCGGCCTCCCTCGCCATGATGCACCTCTCGCGCATGAGCGAGGAACTGATCCTCTGGACCTCCGCGCAGTTCGGCTTCATCGACCTGCCCGACCGGTTCTGTACCGGCAGTTCGATCATGCCGCAGAAGAAGAACCCGGACGTCCCCGAACTCGTGCGCGGCAAGACCGGCCGGGTCTACGGCGATCTCTTCGCCCTGCTCACCCTGATGAAGGGGCAGCCGTTGGCGTACAACAAGGACAATCAGGAAGACAAGGAGCCGCTGTTCGATGCCATCGACACGCTGCTCGGCTCCCTGCGCGCCTTCGCCGACATGATCCCGGCCCTGCAGCCCAACCGCGACCGGATGCGTGCCGCCGCCCGTCAGGGGTTCTCGACGGCGACCGATCTGGCCGATTACCTGGTGCGTCAAGGCGTGCCCTTCCGCGATGCGCACGAGATCGTCGGTCGGGCGGTGCGCCACGCGCAGAACGCCGGCTGCGATCTGGCCGATCTGCCTCTGGACGTCCTGCAGGGCTTCTCCGCGAAAATCGGCGAGGAGGTGTTCGCGGTGCTGACGCTGGAAGGCAGCATGGCGGCTCGGGACATCGAGGGCGGCACGGCCCCGGCGCAGGTGCGCCGTCAGGCGGCGGCCGCCCGAGCCGCCCTGGCCGAACAGGGCGCCTGA
- a CDS encoding carboxymuconolactone decarboxylase family protein: MAGDAANDPANGAASHAASDDDRFRRGWAKLQEVDGAAAERVMTALQDIAPDLGRYIVEFAYGDVYAHPGLDNRTREIVTVSALAAMGNAQPQLKIHIHAALNVGCTRPEIVEIMMQMAVYAGFPAALNGMFAAKDVFAERDAAGKTN, from the coding sequence ATGGCGGGGGATGCGGCCAACGATCCGGCCAACGGTGCTGCCAGTCATGCCGCCAGCGACGACGACCGCTTCCGGCGCGGCTGGGCCAAGCTGCAGGAAGTCGATGGGGCGGCGGCGGAACGCGTCATGACCGCCCTGCAGGACATCGCACCGGATCTGGGCCGGTACATCGTCGAATTCGCCTATGGCGACGTCTATGCCCACCCCGGACTCGACAACCGCACCCGCGAGATCGTGACGGTCTCGGCACTGGCCGCCATGGGCAACGCCCAACCGCAACTCAAGATCCACATCCATGCCGCGCTGAACGTCGGTTGCACCCGCCCGGAGATCGTCGAGATCATGATGCAGATGGCGGTGTATGCCGGTTTCCCGGCCGCGTTGAACGGCATGTTCGCCGCGAAGGACGTCTTTGCCGAACGGGATGCCGCCGGCAAGACGAACTGA
- a CDS encoding alpha/beta hydrolase has translation MNQTLHIFLLHGLGAQGDDLAPVGRLLAEQTGLPVDAVVIHTPDAPFAPVTINGGYVMPSWFDILGHDRTAPVDEAGIARAVSDMVRLIEARIGDAPFVIGGFSQGGVVALRTAMATERPPLGVFMLSTWLPARDAFSVPPDRRTLPIFIGHGTQDDVVPHTSADSAAAHLRDLGMTAVTQRSYAMAHSIVPEELVDMADWLRARLAKSTA, from the coding sequence ATGAACCAAACGCTGCATATTTTCCTGCTCCACGGCCTGGGTGCCCAGGGAGACGACCTGGCCCCCGTGGGGCGACTGCTGGCCGAGCAAACCGGCCTGCCGGTCGATGCTGTGGTGATTCATACCCCGGATGCCCCCTTTGCCCCGGTAACGATCAACGGTGGCTATGTGATGCCCAGCTGGTTCGACATTCTCGGCCACGACCGCACCGCCCCCGTGGACGAAGCCGGCATCGCGCGCGCAGTCTCGGACATGGTGCGCCTGATCGAGGCGCGGATCGGCGATGCCCCCTTCGTCATCGGCGGCTTTTCCCAGGGCGGCGTCGTTGCCTTGCGCACGGCGATGGCGACGGAACGGCCGCCGCTGGGCGTATTCATGCTGTCGACCTGGCTCCCGGCGCGGGATGCATTCTCGGTACCGCCGGACCGCCGGACACTGCCGATCTTCATCGGTCACGGCACGCAGGACGATGTCGTCCCCCACACCTCCGCGGACAGCGCCGCCGCCCACCTGCGCGATCTCGGCATGACGGCGGTCACGCAACGCAGCTATGCCATGGCACACAGCATCGTGCCCGAGGAGCTGGTCGACATGGCCGACTGGCTGCGGGCGCGACTGGCGAAAAGTACAGCCTAG
- the pdxH gene encoding pyridoxamine 5'-phosphate oxidase gives MTDSSIDQSEYDHRAVRRDFVFGELHRAELLPDPVAQLQGWLTAAQAAGNFDPTAMCLSTASAAGRPSSRYVLLKHLDARGLCFYTDSRSRKGRELAENPHAALAFYWPETDRQVRVTGRIERLPDSDAEAYFQQRPIKSRMAAAASEQSTPIADRSVLEARFREIAERYPEGDVPRNPAWGGYRLVPEEWEFWQGRPSRLHDRFVYLPDADQPGAWRIQRLMP, from the coding sequence ATGACTGATTCATCCATCGACCAATCCGAATACGACCACCGTGCCGTCCGGCGCGATTTCGTCTTTGGCGAGTTGCACCGTGCGGAACTGTTGCCCGATCCCGTGGCCCAGTTGCAGGGCTGGTTGACTGCCGCGCAGGCGGCCGGAAATTTCGACCCGACGGCCATGTGCCTGTCGACGGCCTCGGCGGCGGGTCGTCCGTCCTCGCGTTATGTGCTGCTCAAGCATCTGGATGCCCGCGGCCTGTGCTTCTATACGGACAGCCGGAGCCGCAAGGGCCGGGAACTGGCCGAGAATCCCCATGCCGCGCTCGCGTTCTACTGGCCGGAGACGGACCGGCAGGTTCGCGTGACCGGACGCATCGAACGACTGCCGGACAGCGATGCCGAAGCCTATTTCCAGCAACGCCCCATCAAGTCCCGCATGGCCGCTGCCGCCTCGGAGCAGAGCACGCCCATCGCCGATCGCTCGGTGCTGGAGGCGCGTTTCCGGGAAATCGCCGAGCGCTATCCGGAAGGCGACGTGCCGCGCAATCCGGCCTGGGGCGGCTATCGGCTGGTGCCCGAGGAATGGGAGTTCTGGCAGGGGCGGCCTTCCCGATTGCATGACCGCTTCGTCTATCTGCCCGATGCGGATCAACCGGGCGCCTGGCGAATCCAGCGGCTGATGCCATGA
- a CDS encoding uracil-DNA glycosylase produces the protein MTEAPPLEPGWWAQLASVFATPPIDRLRDFLRTELRSGKQLLPAKTDWFNAFAATPFDRVRVVILGQDPYPTPGHAHGLSFSVRRDVRPLPKSLVNIFQELADDLGIRNTSGDLTPWADQGVLLLNAVLTVPARQPAGHQNQGWELITDAAISALAAREKPVVFVLWGAAAQRKAALIAPHNHNQRHLIIQSPHPSPLSAYRGFFGSRPFSRINDFLQQHGEPPIDWRT, from the coding sequence ATGACCGAGGCGCCACCGCTCGAACCGGGCTGGTGGGCGCAGCTGGCCTCGGTATTCGCCACGCCGCCCATCGATCGTCTGCGGGATTTCCTGCGCACGGAACTGCGGTCGGGAAAGCAGTTGCTGCCCGCCAAGACGGACTGGTTCAATGCCTTCGCCGCCACGCCCTTCGACCGGGTGCGGGTAGTGATTCTCGGTCAGGACCCCTACCCTACGCCGGGTCACGCCCATGGGCTCAGTTTCTCGGTCCGGCGGGACGTGCGCCCCCTGCCCAAGTCGCTGGTGAACATCTTCCAGGAGCTGGCGGACGATCTCGGCATCCGCAATACCTCCGGGGACCTCACGCCCTGGGCGGATCAGGGCGTTCTGCTGCTGAACGCGGTGCTCACCGTCCCGGCGCGACAACCGGCGGGTCATCAGAATCAGGGCTGGGAATTGATTACCGATGCGGCAATCAGTGCGCTGGCCGCGCGGGAAAAACCCGTGGTGTTCGTCCTCTGGGGGGCGGCGGCCCAGCGAAAGGCGGCCCTGATCGCCCCGCACAACCACAACCAGCGTCATCTGATCATCCAGAGCCCCCACCCCTCCCCGCTCTCCGCCTATCGCGGCTTTTTCGGTTCGCGGCCGTTCTCGCGCATCAACGACTTTCTACAGCAGCACGGCGAGCCGCCCATCGACTGGCGCACCTGA
- the radC gene encoding RadC family protein — MAITDWPADERPRERLLKQGPEALSDAELLAIFLRTGVAGRSAVDLARDLLSHFGGVRGLLGAPRVAFTAAKGLGDAKYAQLQAVLVLARRHFAEEMTVGAVIDSPEATRRFLHAELRDCDQEVFAVLFLDNQHRVIAFERLFHGTINQAAVHPREVVKAVLRHNAAAVILAHNHPSGIAEPSRADQEITVRLRDALNLIDVRLLDHLIVGDRCTSLAERGML, encoded by the coding sequence ATGGCGATTACCGACTGGCCGGCCGACGAGCGGCCGCGAGAGCGATTGCTCAAACAGGGGCCGGAAGCCCTGTCCGACGCCGAACTGCTGGCGATTTTCCTGCGCACGGGCGTGGCCGGTCGCTCCGCCGTCGATCTGGCGCGCGATCTCCTGTCTCATTTTGGCGGGGTGCGGGGCCTGCTTGGCGCACCGCGTGTCGCGTTCACCGCCGCCAAGGGCCTGGGGGACGCGAAATATGCCCAGCTCCAGGCCGTGCTGGTACTGGCGCGTCGCCATTTTGCCGAGGAGATGACGGTTGGTGCCGTCATCGATTCCCCCGAGGCCACCCGACGCTTCCTCCATGCGGAATTGCGCGACTGCGACCAGGAGGTCTTTGCGGTGCTGTTCCTGGACAACCAGCATCGGGTAATCGCCTTCGAGCGCCTGTTCCACGGCACGATCAACCAGGCGGCCGTCCACCCCCGCGAGGTGGTGAAAGCCGTGCTGCGGCACAATGCCGCCGCCGTCATCCTCGCCCACAATCACCCCTCCGGCATCGCCGAACCAAGCCGGGCCGACCAGGAGATCACGGTGCGGCTGCGCGATGCGCTGAACCTGATCGACGTGCGCCTGCTCGATCATCTGATCGTCGGCGACCGCTGCACCTCCCTGGCCGAGCGCGGCATGCTCTGA
- a CDS encoding HvfC family RiPP maturation protein, protein MTADFQTLQRQFAAHVRNPDQAPLPDGCDADRMRHYHRLFFNNFDGVLESTFPRLRASLLTAHWDTLVHTFFRDSPQHSPFLADVPARFADFLAEQSPLALTPGQEELAAFELACFELRKAEDPEPAPELTADGDLLAGHPVPTPDSLLFESDFPVHDPAWSPIEGAAQPTFLCLIRDDAGLIRIQTLSAASALLLALIGENPDASGADIIEELCRQSGLPPDETRHQALAQLEDWRRDGVLLGSTRRTASKR, encoded by the coding sequence ATGACGGCGGACTTTCAGACGCTGCAACGCCAGTTTGCCGCCCATGTCCGCAACCCGGATCAGGCGCCGCTGCCCGATGGCTGCGATGCCGACCGGATGCGACATTACCACCGGCTCTTCTTCAACAACTTCGATGGCGTGCTGGAAAGCACCTTCCCCCGCTTGCGTGCCAGCTTGCTCACGGCGCACTGGGACACCCTGGTACACACCTTCTTTCGCGACTCGCCACAGCATTCACCCTTTCTGGCCGACGTGCCCGCCCGATTCGCCGACTTTCTGGCCGAGCAGTCGCCGCTGGCGCTCACGCCGGGACAGGAAGAGCTCGCCGCCTTCGAACTGGCCTGCTTCGAACTGCGCAAGGCCGAGGACCCGGAACCCGCGCCCGAACTGACCGCAGATGGCGATCTTCTGGCCGGCCATCCGGTGCCGACCCCCGACAGCCTGCTGTTCGAGAGCGATTTTCCGGTCCACGATCCGGCCTGGTCGCCCATCGAAGGCGCCGCACAACCGACCTTTCTCTGCCTGATCCGCGACGACGCGGGATTGATTCGGATACAGACGCTTTCCGCCGCCAGCGCCCTGCTGCTCGCGCTGATCGGGGAAAACCCGGACGCATCCGGAGCCGACATCATCGAAGAACTCTGTCGGCAGAGCGGCCTACCGCCGGACGAGACGCGTCACCAGGCCCTGGCACAATTGGAAGACTGGCGCCGGGACGGCGTCCTGCTCGGGAGTACGCGGCGGACCGCATCGAAACGATAA